ACCATGAGCTGGTAATAATTATTATTAATGCAAATCCGTGATGATAGCCTTAAAAATTACTATGCGGCCCCTATCTTCAAATGCGCCACATTAGAAGAATTGCGAAACAAAATTGAAAATTTGAGAAACCAGGAAGATATCAATGAGAATATGAAAGGAATTCAGAAAAGAGGTGAGTGAGATGGAGAGGTTTTTAGATTATTTCTCAGAGCAGAACGAGTCAAGCTCATAACCATAAGGCATATAAATTTGGATATCCCGCAGGGTGTAGGCTTGGCAGGACAGCCTCCACCCTTTCTTGATAGCGGCTTCTCCAAGCCTGTTAATTTCAAGCTTATTGACAGGAGAAAGGCCTTTTTCTCCGGCAAGAATTTTTATGCGGCAGCATCCACACCTGGCCTTGCCGCCACATACCGAATGGATAGGGGATTCCCCGACAAGAAAGTTATTCAAGAGATTGAGCCCCGGATTGACATCGACCATAAGCCCGAGGTTTTCGATACGTATTTTTGCCATCAGTTGGCGGCCACCGAATCAAAAGTATTTATGGTGTGAATAGCAGTTAACGGTGAGTGATTGTTACCAATGACTGGTCTCCGTAAATCTGTTAACCGTAAACCGGCAACTGATCACCGTCAACCTGGTTAATTACGTTTTTTCAACTGAAAAGTTTTTTCCTCCGGTACCTGAAAGTGTGATGATTCATGTGGAGAAACCTTGCCGCCTTACTCTCGTTACCATCCCCAAGCAACAAGGCTTTTTCAATATAGTTACGTTCAACATTTCTCACAACCTCATCAAGATCAATTCCTTGAGAGCTAATATCCGGTAATTCCAACCCACTCACACCCTTCTCTCTCCCCGACTCCAATCGTTCAAGTTGCAGATCATCCGCTAACAGCGCCGGTCCCTTGCCCAGCAAGACCCCCCGTTCGATACTGTTTTTCAGTTCTCGAATATTCCCCATCCAGTTGTGTTGAACTAATAATTTTTCAGCATCGGGAGAGATAGCACGATATGACTTGCCAAATTTTGCGGAAAACAACTCAAGAAAATATCTGCTGAGCGGCAGAATATCAGCACAACGTTCTTTGAGACTCGGTATTTTAACCTTGACCACCGCCAGTCTGAAATAAAGGTCTTTTCTGAACACTCCTTCTTGCATCATCTCTTCCAGATTTTTGTTGGTGGCAGCCACCAACCGAGTTGTCACTTTAATTGGTTGGGAGGAACCTACTCGATAAAATTCACCCTCTTCAAGAAAACGGAGCAGTTTCGCCTGAGCGCTCAAACCTAAATCACCGATCTCATCAAGAAACAAACTGCCGTTATTGGCCTCTGCTAACAAGCCAATTTTACCACCGACACGGGCGCCGCTGAATGCCCCGGTGACATAACCAAAAAGTTCACTTTCAATAAGCTCCGTGGGGATAGCCGCACAGTTT
The nucleotide sequence above comes from Desulfobulbaceae bacterium. Encoded proteins:
- a CDS encoding (2Fe-2S)-binding protein; its protein translation is MAKIRIENLGLMVDVNPGLNLLNNFLVGESPIHSVCGGKARCGCCRIKILAGEKGLSPVNKLEINRLGEAAIKKGWRLSCQAYTLRDIQIYMPYGYELDSFCSEK
- a CDS encoding sigma-54-dependent Fis family transcriptional regulator, whose translation is MLSSNTFLIYVVDDEQTIREGISLALNTEFRILTFETAEDVLAKLASPGIAPDLLLLDLGLPGMSGIDALRIIKGKYPGLQVVIITAYEDVETAVRVMKLGAYDYVVKPLHMASLVVTINHALETLHMRREIQRVQELCLQESHPYFVGESDAILQVMDFVDQVAASPDTPVLISGETGTGKELVASAIHYRSPNSQGPLIKINCAAIPTELIESELFGYVTGAFSGARVGGKIGLLAEANNGSLFLDEIGDLGLSAQAKLLRFLEEGEFYRVGSSQPIKVTTRLVAATNKNLEEMMQEGVFRKDLYFRLAVVKVKIPSLKERCADILPLSRYFLELFSAKFGKSYRAISPDAEKLLVQHNWMGNIRELKNSIERGVLLGKGPALLADDLQLERLESGREKGVSGLELPDISSQGIDLDEVVRNVERNYIEKALLLGDGNESKAARFLHMNHHTFRYRRKKLFS